The following coding sequences lie in one Candidatus Neptunochlamydia sp. REUL1 genomic window:
- a CDS encoding TolC family protein has translation MLRAFAFSIFFSLLLMTQGCDIKGANDPYSYAPHSPDSIWQPPKKAQKRLPNMEDLAKEGEDYHKFSKEAPITLAEIIDIALSRNPDTKQSWAAARVSAAEYGQSLQDYFLLAEGAGNYTRTRFAQFIGSTRSIVYETQYGGELELTYTILDFGQTRMTSEAALQSLFNADWSHNSQVQQTIQIVMTDYYNYLYQKQLLFSTEQDVINAKVSLDATEGKFRQGLADTSDIVQARTQYLSNKLAVVNQKQSLHTSYTQLLNDMGLPSDGAIYFQNYPDEIVFFELETLDKLILKANENRPDLLAAEAEVKSSIASYNAARLEKMPVVTGEFDIGRKYFQHGVNDRYDFTAQVNLTFPLFQGFFIENSIKKARATIEESEASLDLVRLSIIQEVSNYRSDVGYSKESIEYAKSYLESAEEDFKVNLKKYRVGTGTIIDLINAQTSVSDARSQLAQAQNSWYTSVANLAYATGTLFRPVDQEQTPYLQLIEDKESRHEKPSF, from the coding sequence ATGCTACGTGCATTTGCTTTTTCTATTTTCTTTTCATTACTTTTGATGACTCAGGGATGTGACATCAAGGGAGCCAACGATCCCTACTCCTACGCCCCTCATAGTCCTGATTCCATTTGGCAACCTCCTAAAAAAGCTCAAAAACGCCTTCCAAATATGGAGGATCTCGCTAAAGAGGGTGAGGACTATCACAAGTTTTCAAAAGAAGCTCCAATTACTCTTGCTGAAATTATCGATATCGCCCTTTCCAGAAATCCAGATACCAAACAGAGTTGGGCTGCAGCTCGTGTGAGTGCGGCCGAATATGGGCAATCTCTTCAAGATTATTTCCTACTTGCGGAAGGAGCAGGCAACTATACGCGAACACGCTTTGCTCAATTTATAGGATCAACGCGCTCTATTGTCTATGAAACCCAATATGGTGGAGAACTAGAGCTCACCTATACAATTCTTGATTTTGGACAGACACGAATGACGAGTGAAGCAGCTCTTCAATCTCTTTTCAATGCCGATTGGTCCCACAATAGCCAGGTTCAGCAAACGATTCAGATCGTCATGACAGACTATTACAACTATCTGTACCAAAAACAGCTTCTCTTCTCGACAGAGCAAGATGTGATCAACGCCAAAGTTTCTTTAGATGCTACAGAGGGGAAATTCCGGCAAGGACTTGCTGACACTTCAGATATCGTTCAAGCCAGAACGCAGTACCTGTCCAATAAGCTTGCCGTCGTCAATCAAAAGCAGAGCCTTCACACATCCTATACTCAGTTGCTCAACGACATGGGACTCCCCTCTGATGGAGCTATCTATTTTCAAAACTACCCAGATGAAATTGTCTTTTTTGAGCTAGAAACACTAGATAAACTTATTCTCAAAGCTAATGAAAACCGTCCAGACCTTCTTGCTGCTGAGGCAGAAGTAAAATCCAGCATCGCAAGCTATAATGCTGCTCGTTTAGAAAAGATGCCTGTCGTTACTGGTGAGTTTGACATTGGAAGAAAGTACTTCCAACATGGGGTCAATGACCGCTATGATTTCACTGCGCAAGTAAACCTCACATTCCCGCTTTTTCAGGGGTTTTTCATTGAGAATAGCATCAAAAAAGCACGAGCTACGATTGAGGAATCTGAAGCTTCATTAGATCTTGTCCGTCTAAGCATTATTCAAGAGGTTTCCAACTATAGAAGTGATGTGGGATATTCTAAAGAGTCTATTGAATATGCAAAATCTTATCTAGAATCAGCTGAAGAAGATTTCAAAGTCAACCTAAAGAAGTACCGCGTAGGAACCGGAACGATTATTGATTTAATCAATGCCCAAACTTCGGTGTCCGATGCTCGATCTCAACTCGCGCAAGCTCAAAATAGTTGGTACACGTCAGTTGCCAATCTTGCCTATGCAACCGGAACCCTATTCCGTCCAGTCGATCAGGAACAAACCCCCTATTTACAACTTATAGAAGATAAGGAAAGTCGCCATGAAAAGCCTTCTTTTTAG
- a CDS encoding M48 family metalloprotease: MSEISEIGSGDVVIEVTSQDREEAASFLSKAVHAFATPFIAALDFIAPKNLVTGSRQLWYLPKSLENLMGRIMYPIMKANQGGETEHLFSETCRKIMQELAVHSKREFNYEVSVLNNNQVNAWCLPGGKVAVYKTLLEKIDFYVHNKDKLGINGYTHPESGEFISYADVKKRDVIAALLGHEMTHADARHSARSLEMSFLAQAAIFGLNKYTKSILDNWEVDLATRESNRSTDPEDVRDEKQKIRAWRNIHSVAFGCLTHLGIQLYFLAGSHSHELEADKYGTKMAVAAGYNPAGALFLQEILKQESKGIHSFLPESSQKIQSLFHSHPSSSDRQLALFQDVKAYKMGS; encoded by the coding sequence ATGTCAGAAATTAGTGAGATAGGTTCAGGAGATGTTGTCATTGAAGTCACCTCTCAGGATCGCGAAGAAGCAGCAAGTTTTCTAAGTAAGGCTGTGCATGCATTTGCAACACCATTTATTGCAGCTCTCGACTTTATTGCTCCTAAAAATCTAGTGACTGGAAGTCGCCAGCTTTGGTACCTACCAAAATCTCTTGAAAATTTAATGGGACGCATCATGTATCCCATCATGAAGGCTAATCAAGGCGGAGAAACAGAGCACTTATTTTCTGAAACATGTCGCAAAATCATGCAAGAACTTGCAGTCCACTCCAAAAGAGAGTTCAACTATGAAGTTTCTGTTCTAAATAACAACCAGGTTAACGCTTGGTGTTTACCAGGTGGAAAGGTCGCTGTATACAAAACGCTCCTTGAAAAAATCGATTTCTACGTCCACAATAAAGATAAGCTTGGTATAAATGGCTATACCCATCCTGAATCTGGCGAATTCATTAGCTATGCTGATGTCAAAAAAAGAGACGTTATTGCTGCTCTTTTAGGTCATGAGATGACACATGCAGACGCCCGCCATTCAGCACGGAGCCTTGAAATGAGTTTCCTTGCTCAGGCTGCAATATTTGGGCTAAATAAATACACTAAAAGCATCCTTGACAACTGGGAAGTGGATCTTGCCACCCGAGAATCTAACCGCTCTACCGATCCCGAAGATGTCAGAGACGAAAAGCAAAAAATCCGAGCTTGGAGAAATATCCATAGTGTTGCTTTTGGATGCCTAACACACCTAGGAATTCAACTCTATTTCTTAGCAGGAAGTCACAGCCACGAACTAGAAGCGGATAAATATGGAACAAAAATGGCCGTAGCAGCTGGTTATAACCCAGCTGGAGCCCTTTTCTTGCAAGAGATTTTGAAACAGGAGTCCAAAGGTATCCATTCTTTCTTGCCCGAATCTTCCCAAAAAATTCAGTCCTTATTTCATTCCCATCCCTCTAGCAGTGATAGACAACTAGCGCTGTTTCAAGATGTGAAAGCATACAAAATGGGTTCCTGA
- a CDS encoding M48 family metallopeptidase has translation MTPVDESCPSDLLGANLREEREESFSEKAHSFAKNYFSHFYCPNPVTGNWQFWIIPQSIEINLGKFSFIVAKYLKGWGELSHKDKELCESIVSKLATQSNRTLPFQVTILQNKILSAWCSAGGYIGIHGHLLDKMEYYLAHREELGLTKYVHPHTGETISYKDLTKSDLIAAILGHEMTHADARHQGYMFERGIFLRLIRDRRELEFEADKYGLQLAAKSGFRPEAALFFLEVAKIELEKQLSSMPTSVKECLINSRTHPTCTKRQIALFETVKALMKS, from the coding sequence ATGACACCTGTTGATGAGTCGTGTCCAAGTGATCTACTTGGAGCCAATCTTAGAGAAGAAAGAGAAGAGTCTTTTTCTGAAAAAGCGCACTCGTTCGCTAAGAATTACTTTTCACACTTTTACTGTCCGAATCCCGTAACAGGAAACTGGCAGTTTTGGATTATTCCTCAATCTATTGAAATAAATCTCGGGAAATTTAGCTTTATCGTAGCAAAATACCTTAAAGGATGGGGTGAGCTCAGCCATAAAGATAAAGAGCTCTGCGAAAGTATTGTCTCAAAACTAGCAACTCAAAGTAATCGAACGCTTCCGTTCCAAGTCACCATTCTACAAAATAAGATTTTGTCAGCATGGTGCTCGGCCGGTGGATATATTGGCATTCATGGACACCTTCTTGACAAAATGGAATATTACTTAGCTCATAGAGAGGAACTAGGACTAACAAAGTATGTTCATCCTCATACTGGAGAAACCATTAGTTACAAAGATCTCACAAAAAGCGATCTAATTGCTGCTATATTAGGACATGAGATGACCCATGCTGATGCACGTCACCAAGGATATATGTTCGAGCGGGGCATCTTCCTGAGACTTATTCGAGACAGAAGAGAGCTTGAATTTGAGGCGGATAAATATGGGCTCCAGCTAGCTGCTAAAAGTGGATTTAGACCTGAGGCTGCTCTTTTCTTTCTTGAGGTTGCTAAAATTGAGCTTGAAAAACAACTGAGCTCAATGCCTACCTCAGTGAAAGAGTGTTTGATAAATAGCAGAACGCATCCCACGTGTACCAAGAGACAAATTGCTCTATTTGAGACTGTTAAAGCCTTAATGAAATCGTAA